The proteins below come from a single Tenuifilum thalassicum genomic window:
- a CDS encoding ATP-dependent DNA helicase: MIKTHVIKEIVEHLGFAPTVGQLEAINVLADFTVQTNGDECMLLKGYAGTGKTTIIAAYVKALSKFGIKFQLLAPTGRAAKVLAEYSGNNAYTIHKIIYRQQSSSDGFGRFSLNFNKSKNTIFIVDEASMISNQSFEDNAFGSGKLLNDLIEYVRMGQGCKLMLVGDTAQLPPVGLDISPALDQANLEMLGLKLWYAILNEVIRQELDSGILLNATEIRHLIDEMKITYPRFKTAYNGDVVRITGGELLEYLSDEYDKNGREGNIVICYSNKRANRYNQGIRSKILYHEEELSIGDYLMVARNNYFWVNDRPKIGFIANGEIVRVKRIGKRQELYGFRFADVTLELPDHDYEEFDAKLILDSLYMDGPSLDRKSMKNLYHEVMADYMHIKTKKARFKKMQSDPFFNALQAKFAYAVTCHKAQGGQWPTVFIDQGFFTDEMLSREYLRWLYTAFTRAKQKVYLVNFNEKFF; the protein is encoded by the coding sequence GTGATAAAAACACACGTAATTAAGGAGATAGTAGAACATCTTGGTTTTGCACCAACAGTTGGTCAGCTCGAGGCAATTAATGTTTTAGCTGACTTTACAGTACAAACGAATGGCGATGAGTGCATGCTTTTAAAGGGGTATGCTGGAACTGGAAAAACCACAATAATAGCAGCTTATGTTAAGGCCCTGTCGAAGTTTGGAATAAAGTTTCAGCTACTAGCGCCAACCGGGCGTGCTGCTAAAGTGCTTGCCGAGTACTCTGGTAATAATGCTTACACCATTCATAAAATAATTTACAGACAGCAATCGAGCAGCGATGGTTTTGGAAGATTCTCTCTCAATTTTAATAAGAGTAAGAATACAATTTTTATTGTTGATGAGGCGTCAATGATCTCTAATCAATCATTCGAGGATAACGCTTTTGGGTCGGGTAAACTTTTGAACGATTTAATTGAGTATGTTAGAATGGGACAAGGGTGCAAGCTGATGCTTGTAGGCGATACAGCGCAGTTACCCCCGGTTGGATTAGATATTAGCCCCGCATTGGATCAGGCTAACCTTGAAATGCTTGGGTTGAAACTTTGGTACGCTATTTTAAATGAGGTTATTCGACAAGAACTTGATTCAGGCATACTTCTAAATGCAACCGAGATTCGCCATCTCATTGATGAGATGAAAATTACCTATCCTAGGTTCAAAACAGCCTATAATGGTGATGTTGTTAGAATTACAGGTGGTGAATTGCTTGAATATCTTTCCGATGAGTACGATAAAAATGGCCGCGAGGGCAACATTGTTATATGCTATTCAAATAAACGAGCTAACAGGTACAACCAGGGTATTCGTTCCAAGATTCTTTACCATGAAGAGGAGCTAAGCATTGGTGATTATTTAATGGTTGCTCGAAATAACTACTTTTGGGTTAACGACCGGCCAAAAATTGGTTTTATAGCAAATGGCGAGATTGTCAGGGTAAAGAGAATTGGTAAACGTCAAGAACTTTATGGTTTTCGGTTTGCCGATGTTACCCTTGAACTACCCGATCACGACTACGAGGAGTTTGATGCCAAGCTAATTCTCGATTCATTATACATGGACGGGCCATCGCTCGACAGGAAAAGCATGAAAAATCTTTACCACGAGGTTATGGCCGATTACATGCATATCAAAACAAAAAAGGCGAGGTTTAAAAAGATGCAATCCGACCCATTTTTTAACGCCTTGCAGGCTAAGTTTGCATACGCAGTTACCTGTCATAAGGCTCAAGGTGGCCAATGGCCCACAGTGTTTATTGATCAGGGATTTTTTACCGATGAGATGCTCTCGCGTGAGTATCTACGATGGTTATACACTGCGTTTACGCGGGCTAAGCAAAAGGTTTATCTTGTGAATTTTAATGAAAAGTTTTTTTGA
- a CDS encoding M14 family metallopeptidase has protein sequence MKKFIIISIFAAMQHSSFGQYFPVTIAEASNYQSTSTYKDVMQYIDMLQKASKLVRVETIATSTEGREIPLLIVANPLPKKPSDVGNRIVVYIQANIHAGEVEGKEASLMFVRDLLKNPKNPLLKDIVLLVCPILNPDGNERISPENRPWQNGPINGVGVRHNGQMLDLNRDAMKLESPEMIGVVKNVLNRWDPAIVMDCHTTNGSYHQEPVTFTWMMNPNGSRKLINYMRDKMMPWVSNQLSAKYKTLNCFYGEFIDQRDYEKGWISYASEPRYFTNYVGLRNRLSILNENYVYAPFNERVQGCYNLISSVCDYARENAMEIKKLLNEADNESKQLGNPLKKHEFALTYKAEPTPNYVTILSYEAEPYTDENGRERFRKTDRKKTVTIPYYADYYATQTTSIPYGYIIRKDIQVVNLLKSHGIKYEMLTDTVTLNVEQFNIDSLKPSHRLNQGHYNNNIYGSFTNTNVRFDSQYLLVKTSQKLGRLATYLLEPKSDDGLIYWNFWDRYLVPQWGRRYYPVPVYRLKKGSIKLRTVTP, from the coding sequence ATGAAAAAGTTTATAATCATTTCGATTTTTGCAGCTATGCAACATTCAAGTTTTGGACAATACTTCCCTGTAACCATAGCCGAAGCCAGCAACTATCAATCTACATCTACCTATAAAGATGTGATGCAGTACATCGATATGTTACAAAAAGCCTCTAAACTAGTTAGGGTTGAAACCATTGCAACGAGTACCGAGGGCCGAGAAATACCACTCCTTATCGTAGCTAACCCTTTACCAAAGAAGCCAAGCGATGTAGGCAATAGAATAGTTGTGTACATACAGGCTAACATTCATGCTGGTGAGGTGGAAGGAAAAGAAGCCTCGCTTATGTTTGTCCGCGACCTTTTAAAAAATCCCAAAAATCCTCTACTTAAAGATATTGTTTTACTTGTTTGTCCTATACTAAATCCCGATGGAAATGAAAGGATTAGCCCCGAGAATCGTCCTTGGCAAAATGGGCCGATTAATGGGGTTGGGGTTAGGCACAATGGTCAGATGCTCGACCTGAATCGTGATGCGATGAAACTTGAGAGCCCCGAAATGATTGGTGTTGTTAAGAACGTGCTAAACCGTTGGGACCCAGCAATTGTTATGGATTGCCACACCACCAATGGCTCGTATCATCAGGAGCCTGTTACCTTTACCTGGATGATGAACCCCAATGGCAGCCGAAAGCTTATAAACTACATGCGCGATAAGATGATGCCCTGGGTATCAAATCAGCTATCGGCCAAATACAAGACTCTTAACTGTTTCTACGGTGAGTTTATCGACCAAAGAGATTACGAAAAGGGATGGATTTCGTATGCATCGGAGCCACGATACTTCACAAACTATGTTGGCCTAAGGAACAGGTTAAGCATTCTTAATGAGAACTACGTTTACGCTCCCTTTAACGAACGCGTTCAGGGATGCTACAACCTTATTTCATCGGTATGTGATTATGCCAGGGAAAATGCCATGGAAATTAAAAAGTTGCTTAACGAGGCTGATAACGAATCAAAACAGCTCGGTAATCCTTTAAAAAAGCATGAGTTTGCCCTTACCTACAAGGCAGAACCCACGCCAAACTACGTAACCATACTATCCTACGAAGCAGAACCCTACACAGATGAAAATGGTCGGGAGCGATTCCGTAAAACCGACCGCAAAAAAACGGTAACCATACCCTACTATGCCGACTACTATGCCACTCAAACTACAAGCATACCTTACGGCTACATTATTAGAAAAGACATCCAGGTTGTTAATCTCCTAAAAAGCCATGGAATAAAGTATGAGATGCTAACCGATACGGTAACACTAAATGTAGAACAATTCAATATCGACTCACTTAAGCCCTCGCATAGGCTAAACCAGGGGCATTATAACAATAACATTTACGGTAGCTTCACCAATACAAATGTGCGTTTTGATTCGCAGTACCTTTTGGTAAAAACCTCACAGAAACTTGGCAGGTTAGCCACCTATCTGCTTGAACCAAAATCGGATGATGGATTGATTTATTGGAATTTCTGGGATCGTTACCTTGTTCCCCAATGGGGAAGACGATACTACCCCGTGCCCGTTTACCGGCTTAAAAAAGGCAGCATAAAGCTACGAACAGTAACCCCATAA
- a CDS encoding S9 family peptidase, which translates to MRKFFTLLLGLSLCFQFSYGQQELVAKANYELPARFSPKKLKSMVFSTYVDAHWLKNSTRFWYSFETPNGKTYYIVDPVKKTKNLLFDNADMAAQLSRLTKEPFDAQHLPIKKIKFIKDEKVIQLEVKSTLVDEDKTDDEEGDMTQKKSVKSKKKKEKKTYYFEFDLASKKLVLLDDYKKPKENPEWANISPNGEYVVYSKNHNLYWMDKENYEKAKKNEKDSTIVEHQLTTDGEKYYSYGSSWRGEDNVEEQKNKDKRKYAYVTWSHDSRYFAMVRTDMRNVKELWVIKTLSKPRPTLETYKYHMPGEKEAPKDELLIFDMNNRDTVIRPDISAFKDQDVSILNYRRLASERDDDYIPTRWLSKHNDRLYFQRTSRDLKRIDVCYVDINSGEVKTVIEERLNTYIDFKGIKLINNEKEIIHWSERDGWGHFYLYDNQGKLIRQITSGPYHCERLVGYNEATKTLYFLANGREKGEDPYYVHLYRVNIDGSGLKLLNKGNFNHRISMDDNQRYFIDNYSRVNTTPQAKLIDNQGNEVLFLEEADLSLLFEAGYKFPEPFTVKAADGITDLYGVMYKPYDFDSTKKYPLILYVYPGPQTEAVNKSFSTRMDRIDRLAQFGFIVITVGNRGGHPARSKWYHNYGYGNLRNYGLADKKAAAEHLAYRHKFIDINRVGIHGHSGGGFMTAAAMLTYPDFFKVGVANAGNHENNIYNRWWSEKHHGVKEVADTAGNVSFEYSIEKNSQIAKNLKGHLLLTTGEIDNNVHPGNTIRLANALIRANKRFDFFMFPGQRHGYGDMTEYYFWLMGDYFCKWLLGDYDTSIDITPMNNEIEKR; encoded by the coding sequence ATGAGAAAATTTTTCACACTGCTTTTAGGATTGTCCCTCTGTTTTCAATTCTCTTATGGACAACAGGAACTGGTAGCCAAGGCTAATTACGAGCTGCCCGCTCGTTTCTCGCCTAAGAAACTAAAAAGTATGGTTTTTAGTACTTATGTTGATGCTCATTGGCTAAAGAATAGCACGCGTTTTTGGTATAGTTTTGAAACACCTAATGGAAAAACCTACTACATAGTCGACCCAGTTAAAAAGACCAAAAACCTTCTTTTCGATAATGCAGATATGGCGGCCCAACTATCGAGGTTGACTAAAGAACCATTTGATGCACAGCATCTACCTATAAAAAAAATAAAGTTTATTAAGGATGAAAAGGTAATCCAGCTTGAGGTAAAAAGTACCCTTGTTGATGAGGATAAGACCGATGACGAGGAAGGAGATATGACCCAGAAAAAATCTGTTAAATCAAAAAAGAAAAAAGAAAAGAAAACTTACTATTTCGAGTTTGATTTAGCATCAAAAAAGTTAGTTCTGCTCGATGACTATAAAAAGCCAAAAGAAAATCCCGAATGGGCAAACATTTCTCCTAACGGAGAGTATGTGGTTTATAGCAAGAACCACAACCTCTACTGGATGGATAAGGAAAATTACGAGAAGGCTAAAAAGAACGAAAAGGATTCAACTATTGTTGAGCATCAGCTAACAACCGATGGCGAAAAGTATTACAGCTATGGTTCATCGTGGCGTGGCGAAGATAATGTTGAGGAACAAAAGAATAAGGATAAAAGAAAGTATGCATATGTAACTTGGTCGCACGATTCCCGATACTTTGCCATGGTACGTACAGATATGCGAAATGTTAAGGAGCTCTGGGTAATAAAAACATTAAGTAAACCTCGTCCAACCTTGGAAACATACAAGTATCACATGCCAGGGGAAAAAGAAGCCCCTAAGGATGAGCTACTTATTTTTGATATGAATAATAGGGATACCGTTATACGGCCCGATATTTCTGCTTTTAAGGATCAGGATGTGTCAATTCTCAACTACCGCCGATTAGCAAGTGAACGTGATGATGATTATATACCAACGCGTTGGCTCTCTAAACATAACGATAGGCTTTACTTTCAACGAACTTCACGCGATCTTAAGCGAATTGATGTTTGTTATGTTGATATAAATTCAGGTGAGGTAAAAACAGTTATCGAGGAGCGTTTAAACACATATATCGATTTTAAGGGTATTAAGTTGATAAATAACGAAAAGGAGATAATTCACTGGTCGGAGCGCGATGGCTGGGGACATTTTTATCTTTACGATAATCAGGGAAAACTTATCCGCCAAATTACAAGCGGTCCATACCATTGTGAGCGTTTAGTTGGATACAATGAGGCAACTAAAACCCTTTACTTCCTTGCAAATGGCAGGGAGAAAGGAGAAGATCCTTACTACGTGCACCTATATAGAGTAAACATTGATGGTTCTGGATTGAAGCTGTTGAACAAAGGGAACTTTAATCATAGAATTAGTATGGACGATAACCAGCGATACTTTATAGATAACTACTCTAGGGTTAACACCACACCACAAGCAAAATTAATTGATAATCAAGGAAATGAGGTTTTATTCCTCGAGGAGGCCGATTTAAGTTTACTTTTTGAGGCAGGCTACAAATTTCCTGAACCTTTTACAGTAAAGGCAGCCGATGGTATTACCGATTTGTATGGTGTAATGTACAAGCCCTACGATTTTGATTCAACTAAGAAATACCCGTTAATACTCTATGTATATCCAGGACCCCAAACCGAAGCGGTAAACAAATCGTTCTCTACAAGAATGGACCGAATCGATCGTTTAGCGCAGTTTGGTTTTATTGTGATTACTGTTGGTAACAGGGGAGGGCATCCTGCTCGCTCAAAGTGGTATCACAATTATGGTTATGGCAATCTAAGAAACTATGGTTTGGCAGATAAGAAAGCCGCAGCCGAGCATTTGGCTTATCGCCATAAATTTATCGACATTAACCGTGTTGGAATCCATGGCCACTCGGGTGGAGGGTTCATGACAGCAGCAGCCATGCTCACCTATCCCGATTTCTTTAAGGTTGGGGTAGCCAACGCTGGTAACCACGAAAACAACATTTACAACCGTTGGTGGAGTGAAAAACATCATGGTGTGAAAGAGGTTGCTGACACTGCGGGAAATGTATCTTTTGAATATAGCATTGAGAAGAACTCGCAGATTGCCAAAAATCTGAAAGGGCACTTGTTGCTTACAACTGGCGAGATTGATAACAATGTACATCCTGGAAATACTATTCGCTTAGCTAATGCATTAATTCGTGCTAATAAAAGGTTCGATTTCTTCATGTTTCCTGGTCAGCGACATGGCTATGGCGATATGACGGAATACTACTTCTGGCTAATGGGCGATTATTTCTGCAAATGGCTTTTAGGCGATTACGATACCAGTATAGATATCACGCCAATGAATAACGAGATTGAGAAGAGATAA
- a CDS encoding carboxylase, with translation MKRKLLIRDVTLRDGQQSLFATRMTQQQVEKVLPYYREAGFYAMEVWGGAVPDSVMRYLNEDPWRRLESIKAAIGDSSMLTALSRGRNLFGYNPYPEEVIEGFNRNAVKSGISIMRIFDALNDTNNIRSTVKYVKENGGIADCTVCFTVDPKFSRKERIKAMLNGKALPKKIFTEKYYIAKAKELEAMGADIITLKDMAGLVTPEQAATIISALKKEVKVPIDFHTHCTPGYGLAATLAAIVNGVDIVDTAIWNFAGGPAAPAFEIIQIFCDKLDIETGVNLKAVSAINSELKNIRAELKELDSYEFPIDFDITNYELPARIDNLFEQAILFAQSGKYDDLLDTCQAIERYFNFPEPNENVKDAEIPGGMYTNMLAQLKQLKLEKLLPRVLEIIPTVRLDAGCPPLVTPTSQIVGAQAVNCAIDESKGLPFYTNKSTQFVNLVKGLYGKTPLPIDPKFRLKIAGVEEETPYDTSNYKKQPNPSFPEYGDNVKLASNEKEELLLELFPTVAEKYLRNKIVNHYETLKRQKEEEEQRKLMEEKQKYYSMTEEQRWKRLMEGLQKYFC, from the coding sequence GTGAAAAGGAAACTACTTATCAGGGATGTAACACTACGCGATGGTCAACAATCGCTATTTGCAACCAGAATGACCCAACAGCAAGTTGAAAAGGTACTACCTTACTATCGTGAGGCTGGATTTTATGCCATGGAAGTATGGGGAGGGGCTGTACCCGATTCGGTTATGCGATACCTAAACGAAGACCCCTGGCGCAGGCTTGAAAGCATTAAAGCAGCCATTGGAGATTCCTCAATGCTAACTGCGCTCTCACGTGGTAGAAACCTATTTGGTTATAACCCTTATCCCGAAGAGGTGATTGAAGGCTTTAACCGTAATGCTGTTAAGTCGGGTATTTCCATAATGCGAATTTTTGATGCGCTAAATGATACCAACAACATCCGCAGCACGGTTAAGTACGTTAAGGAGAATGGTGGTATAGCCGATTGCACCGTATGCTTTACAGTAGATCCTAAATTTTCTCGCAAGGAGAGAATAAAAGCCATGCTCAATGGCAAAGCTTTACCCAAAAAGATTTTCACCGAAAAGTATTATATAGCCAAGGCTAAAGAGTTAGAAGCCATGGGTGCCGATATAATCACCCTAAAAGATATGGCTGGATTGGTTACACCCGAACAAGCCGCTACAATTATTTCGGCATTAAAAAAGGAGGTTAAAGTTCCTATCGATTTCCATACACATTGTACTCCTGGCTATGGTCTGGCTGCGACTCTAGCTGCTATTGTTAATGGTGTGGACATTGTCGACACGGCCATTTGGAATTTTGCTGGAGGCCCTGCTGCTCCTGCTTTTGAAATAATTCAAATATTCTGCGATAAGCTTGATATTGAAACAGGAGTGAACCTGAAAGCTGTTTCAGCCATTAACTCTGAACTTAAAAACATTAGAGCCGAACTTAAGGAGCTAGATTCATACGAATTCCCAATAGATTTCGATATAACCAATTACGAACTACCTGCACGCATCGATAACCTTTTTGAACAGGCGATACTTTTTGCTCAATCTGGCAAGTACGACGACTTATTAGATACTTGTCAAGCCATTGAGCGCTATTTTAACTTTCCTGAACCCAATGAAAATGTAAAGGATGCTGAAATTCCTGGTGGTATGTATACCAACATGTTAGCCCAGCTCAAACAGTTAAAGCTTGAAAAATTGCTACCTAGAGTACTTGAGATCATACCAACCGTAAGGTTGGATGCAGGTTGCCCACCCCTTGTAACACCTACCAGCCAAATAGTTGGCGCACAAGCAGTAAACTGCGCCATAGATGAAAGCAAAGGTTTACCTTTTTACACTAACAAATCAACTCAATTTGTTAACCTTGTAAAAGGACTTTATGGTAAAACTCCTTTACCCATAGACCCTAAGTTTCGACTAAAGATTGCTGGTGTTGAAGAAGAAACACCATATGATACTTCAAACTATAAAAAACAGCCTAATCCTTCTTTTCCTGAGTATGGCGATAATGTAAAACTAGCATCAAACGAAAAGGAGGAACTTTTGCTTGAACTATTCCCCACTGTTGCGGAAAAGTACCTTCGTAATAAAATCGTAAACCATTACGAAACGTTAAAGCGCCAAAAAGAGGAGGAAGAACAGCGCAAACTTATGGAAGAAAAACAAAAATATTACTCTATGACCGAAGAGCAACGTTGGAAAAGATTAATGGAAGGTTTACAAAAATATTTCTGTTAA
- a CDS encoding ankyrin repeat domain-containing protein gives MKKLSCCYFSHLFYFLVFFLSCTITYSQEHKSDSAWIASTYNYLLMVEADSGNIEKVRTLLNLGADPNTCDANGVTPLMFAIQSGNTDVVELLVENGADLNAVPYNGNTALHAAISTFNDTIAELLIEKGADINVKNNKKLTPLHLAAWYGLPFLTELLLYKGAKPNEQDLVQNTPLMLATFSGAITCTQLLLKYGADPNIQDRKGRTPLMVASQFNDTSIAKLLIEYGADINIIDENGANALSYAIAFSANNILKLLLDFNAHETKLQKSYYQIAREYNNTDALKALSEMGLKTKIKPTLSSLYAGSSITFAQHEFLWGFCFGGVEQISQVDLSVGYLFRPFKIATLTSTDGQLYQYWEYRQVIQSSISKNFYLLSLNKCMVRSFLKINAGMEFRNYRGTHKDPSKQFSSNFNAGISFKFNIMEYSLGFGYNFKEETGNKPYFYTISAKIHFNQLKPKILKKNVNYIW, from the coding sequence ATGAAAAAATTAAGTTGCTGTTACTTTTCTCATTTATTTTACTTTTTGGTATTTTTCCTTTCATGTACGATTACTTATAGTCAGGAACATAAAAGTGATTCTGCTTGGATTGCATCCACTTACAATTATCTTCTAATGGTTGAAGCCGACTCAGGCAACATTGAAAAAGTTCGGACTCTACTTAACTTAGGAGCAGACCCCAACACCTGTGATGCTAATGGTGTTACCCCCTTAATGTTTGCCATTCAGAGTGGCAATACAGATGTTGTTGAACTTTTAGTTGAGAATGGGGCCGATTTAAACGCAGTTCCATACAATGGGAATACTGCACTTCATGCTGCAATATCAACCTTTAACGATACAATAGCCGAACTTCTGATTGAAAAAGGGGCTGATATAAATGTAAAAAATAATAAAAAGCTTACACCACTCCATTTAGCAGCATGGTATGGACTACCTTTCCTTACAGAATTACTTCTGTACAAAGGTGCAAAACCCAATGAACAAGACTTGGTTCAAAACACACCCTTGATGCTGGCAACATTCTCAGGAGCAATAACTTGCACCCAGCTACTACTCAAATACGGTGCAGATCCAAACATACAAGATAGAAAAGGGAGAACACCTCTAATGGTAGCATCACAATTTAACGATACTTCTATAGCAAAACTCCTTATTGAGTATGGTGCAGATATAAATATTATTGATGAAAACGGGGCTAATGCATTAAGTTATGCTATAGCATTCAGTGCAAATAATATTCTAAAATTGCTACTAGATTTTAATGCACACGAAACAAAACTCCAAAAAAGCTACTACCAAATTGCTCGTGAGTATAATAATACTGATGCCCTAAAAGCTTTATCCGAAATGGGCCTTAAAACTAAAATTAAACCAACACTATCGTCACTCTATGCTGGAAGTAGCATAACTTTTGCCCAACATGAGTTCCTGTGGGGTTTCTGCTTTGGTGGTGTTGAACAAATTTCACAAGTTGACCTTTCAGTAGGTTATTTATTTCGTCCATTTAAAATAGCTACACTTACAAGTACCGATGGACAGCTATACCAGTATTGGGAATATCGTCAAGTAATCCAATCAAGTATTAGTAAGAACTTTTACTTACTCTCTTTAAATAAATGCATGGTTAGGTCGTTTTTAAAAATCAACGCAGGAATGGAGTTCCGAAACTACCGAGGCACACATAAGGACCCTAGCAAACAATTCTCTTCAAACTTCAATGCTGGTATTTCATTTAAATTCAATATTATGGAATATTCTTTGGGATTTGGATATAACTTTAAAGAGGAAACCGGGAATAAGCCTTATTTTTATACCATTTCAGCCAAAATCCATTTTAACCAGTTAAAACCCAAAATTTTAAAGAAAAATGTCAACTACATTTGGTAA